One Cyanobium sp. Tous-M-B4 DNA window includes the following coding sequences:
- a CDS encoding DUF6629 family protein has product MCFSATASFVTAIGLAPVGIVSLAMAHHLDPERWQPLALTPILFAIQQALEGFVWLGLASPSPVAGLRMVALAYLGFAFALWPAWIPWTALRSGRDLLTPEQQRLFRLLWCFGALLGAGLWIPLLLDPGLINPTVRQGSIDYQAHPPWTDPMGHLPISLIYALIICLPLLLHPYRRLSLLGVALAVAFVVAQVAFLQAFSSVWCYFSALISILILWILFDASPSPNKA; this is encoded by the coding sequence ATGTGTTTTTCGGCGACGGCCAGCTTCGTCACTGCCATCGGGCTCGCACCTGTCGGGATTGTGAGTCTGGCTATGGCCCATCATCTCGACCCCGAGCGGTGGCAGCCCCTGGCGTTGACGCCGATCCTGTTCGCAATTCAGCAGGCACTTGAGGGATTCGTGTGGCTGGGCCTGGCTTCTCCTAGCCCTGTTGCTGGGCTGAGGATGGTAGCGCTGGCGTATTTAGGCTTTGCATTCGCGCTCTGGCCTGCCTGGATACCGTGGACTGCTCTGCGATCGGGTAGAGATTTACTGACACCAGAGCAACAGCGCCTCTTTCGATTGCTGTGGTGTTTTGGTGCGCTGCTTGGTGCCGGACTCTGGATTCCGCTGCTGCTCGATCCAGGACTGATCAACCCGACTGTGCGCCAAGGTTCGATCGACTACCAGGCGCACCCACCCTGGACAGACCCGATGGGACATCTGCCCATCTCACTGATCTATGCCCTGATAATATGTCTTCCTTTGTTATTGCATCCCTACCGGAGGCTGAGCCTCCTGGGGGTGGCACTGGCCGTCGCCTTTGTAGTGGCGCAGGTCGCCTTTCTGCAGGCTTTCAGTTCGGTCTGGTGCTACTTCAGTGCCTTGATATCCATACTCATACTCTGGATTCTCTTCGATGCTTCCCCCTCACCGAATAAAGCCTAG
- a CDS encoding GNAT family N-acetyltransferase — translation MTITRATFISLTTSRSPLQIRPYEPADWPGVWALLEPVFRAGETFPHDPAISESEAQLAWVEQNQAVMVAMDPAGTVVGTYYLKPNSLALGAHVANAGYVVAQHCRHQGIGSRLCQHSLQAARRLGFRAMQFNLVVSTNTPGIRCWQRNGFQVVCTLPGAFRHRQLGYVDALVMFQGLVEGPTP, via the coding sequence GTGACAATCACCAGAGCAACGTTCATATCTCTGACAACTTCCCGATCGCCCCTGCAGATCCGCCCCTACGAGCCGGCCGACTGGCCAGGGGTGTGGGCGCTGCTGGAGCCGGTGTTCCGCGCCGGTGAAACCTTTCCCCACGACCCGGCCATCAGCGAGTCAGAAGCCCAGCTGGCATGGGTGGAACAGAACCAGGCAGTGATGGTGGCTATGGATCCGGCCGGGACTGTGGTTGGCACCTACTACCTCAAGCCCAACTCCCTCGCGCTGGGAGCCCATGTGGCCAATGCCGGCTACGTGGTGGCCCAGCACTGCCGCCATCAGGGAATCGGCAGCCGCCTCTGCCAGCACTCGCTGCAGGCCGCCCGGCGTTTGGGGTTCCGGGCGATGCAGTTCAACTTAGTGGTGAGCACCAATACCCCCGGCATCCGCTGCTGGCAGCGCAACGGCTTTCAGGTCGTTTGCACTCTGCCGGGAGCGTTTCGCCACAGGCAGTTGGGCTACGTCGATGCCCTGGTGATGTTCCAGGGGCTCGTGGAGGGGCCAACCCCGTGA
- a CDS encoding PPC domain-containing DNA-binding protein, producing the protein MKVVPLPLQPGDDLRQALETWMVEQEEQAGCVISGIGSLSVVQLRFAAAAAATTIHSEMEILSLSGTLSADGAHLHIAIADSSGAVIGGHLCTGSLVRTTAELMVGLLPEWQFRRELDTGTGYAELRINPRFPG; encoded by the coding sequence GTGAAGGTGGTGCCGCTGCCGCTGCAGCCCGGAGACGATCTCCGTCAGGCGTTAGAAACGTGGATGGTCGAGCAGGAGGAGCAGGCAGGCTGTGTGATCAGCGGTATCGGCAGCCTCTCGGTGGTCCAGCTGCGCTTCGCGGCAGCGGCGGCGGCCACAACTATCCACAGCGAGATGGAGATCCTCAGCCTCTCCGGCACTCTTTCAGCTGATGGCGCCCACCTCCACATCGCCATCGCTGACAGCAGCGGCGCCGTGATCGGCGGACATCTTTGCACCGGCTCCCTTGTCCGTACCACCGCCGAGTTGATGGTTGGCCTGCTGCCGGAGTGGCAGTTTCGGCGCGAGCTGGATACGGGTACCGGTTACGCCGAACTGCGAATCAATCCTCGGTTTCCGGGCTGA